A DNA window from Theobroma cacao cultivar B97-61/B2 chromosome 5, Criollo_cocoa_genome_V2, whole genome shotgun sequence contains the following coding sequences:
- the LOC18598035 gene encoding thioredoxin-like 3-3, whose protein sequence is MEGGGDGSKKGLEGTGLDLPQNKHGNLKSASSDQNLRDLLLHIKSSKTSTVINYGASWCGVCSQILPAFCRLSNQFPKLSFIYADIDECPETTQHIRYTPTFLFYRDGERVDEMFGAGEERLQDRLWLHS, encoded by the exons ATGGAAGGCGGCGGAGACGGCAGCAAGAAAGGGTTGGAAGGCACAGGCTTGGATCTGCCGCAGAATAAGCATGGAAACTTGAAGAGTGCTTCAAGCGATCAAAATCTCAGGGACCTTCTTCTTCATATCAAGTCCTCTAAAACCTCT ACAGTTATCAATTACGGAGCCTCATG GTGCGGTGTTTGTAGTCAGATTCTCCCTGCATTTTGCCGGTTGAGCAACCAGTTTCCCAAGCTCTCTTTCATATATGCAGACATTGATGAATGCCCGGAAACCACACAGCACATTCGTTACACTCctacatttcttttttatcgAGATGGTGAAAGGGTGGATGAGATGTTTGGTGCTGGAGAAGAGCGCCTCCAGGATCGCTTGTGGTTACATTCCTGA
- the LOC18598031 gene encoding uncharacterized protein LOC18598031 has translation MAVVNASTDFSLRASPILPAASCPYSRPTSFGTPTRLLHAMQARGKRKGLLSRSFAVKNELSEPDDGADAKVEELGEPTETLLYSFSPLPLLVVAALPGAGTVRSLFGPFVELVKSWNLPDWLVHWGHPGNMAVVLFAMGGYGTYLGFRIRYSDNVDEKAKAKDLHPKLLGGMFFFFALGATGGITSLLTSDKPIFESPHAITGFIGLTLLTIQTLLPTLFEGNPGLRNVHGILGSGIMTLFLIHAALGLQLGLSY, from the exons ATGGCTGTAGTAAATGCTTCCACTGACTTTAGTTTGAGGGCTTCCCCTATCCTCCCTGCCGCCTCATGTCCTTATTCCCGACCTACTTCTTTTGGTACCCCAACTAGGCTTTTGCATGCGATGCAAGCaagaggaaagagaaaaggtCTGCTTAGTCGATCTTTTGCTGTAAAGAATGAGCTTAGTGAACCTGACGATGGAGCAGATGCGAAAGTGGAAGAATTGGGGGAGCCTACAGAAACATTACTGTACTCCTTCAGTCCTTTGCCTTTGCTAGTTGTGGCTGCTCTTCCCGGAG CTGGGACTGTGAGGTCTCTCTTTGGTCCTTTTGTTGAGCTAGTGAAATCATGGAATCTTCCTGATTGGCTTGTGCACTGGGGACACCCCGGCAACATG GCAGTAGTGCTATTTGCCATGGGAGGGTATGGAACATATCTAGGTTTCCGCATTCGCTATTCTGACAACGTT GACGAAAAGGCCAAGGCCAAAGACTTGCACCCAAAGCTTCTAGGTGGgatgtttttcttctttgctcttGGAGCAACCGGTGGAATAACATCTCTGCTAACTTCAGACAAACCTATTTTTGAAAG TCCGCATGCTATTACAGGTTTCATTGGTCTTACTCTCCTGACAATACAAACCCTTTTGCCAACACTATTTGAG GGTAATCCCGGATTGAGGAATGTGCATGGAATTTTAGGCAGTGGGATCATGACACTGTTTCTTATCCATGCTGCCCTTGGACTTCAACTTGGCCTTAGTTACTGA
- the LOC18598034 gene encoding S-adenosylmethionine synthase 4: MDTFLFTSESVNEGHPDKLCDQVSDAILDACLEQDPESKVACETCTKTNMVMVFGEITTKAKVNYEKIVRDTCRGIGFTSADVGLDADNCKVLVNIEQQSPDIAQGVHGHLSKKPEEIGAGDQGHMFGYASDETPELMPLTHVLATKIGAKLTEVRKNKTCPWVRPDGKTQVTVEYRNEGGAMVPIRVHTVLISTQHDETVTNEQIAADLKEHVIKPVIPAKYLDDNTIFHLNPSGRFVIGGPHGDAGLTGRKIIIDTYGGWGAHGGGAFSGKDPTKVDRSGAYIVRQAAKSVVASGLARRCIVQVSYAIGVPEPLSVFVDTYKTGKIPDKDILELIKENFDFRPGMISINLDLMRGGKFRYQKTAAYGHFGRDDPDFTWEVVKPLKPKA; this comes from the coding sequence ATGGATACCTTCCTATTCACTTCTGAATCTGTCAATGAAGGACACCCCGACAAGCTGTGTGATCAGGTTTCAGATGCTATCCTTGATGCCTGCCTAGAACAAGACCCAGAAAGCAAAGTGGCCTGTGAGACTTGCACCAAGACTAACATGGTTATGGTCTTTGGTGAGATCACAACCAAGGCCAAAGTTAACTATGAGAAAATTGTTCGGGATACTTGCAGAGGTATAGGGTTCACATCAGCCGATGTTGGCCTTGATGCTGACAACTGCAAAGTTCTAGTTAACATTGAGCAACAGAGTCCTGATATTGCTCAAGGAGTTCATGGCCACCTCAGCAAGAAACCTGAGGAAATTGGGGCTGGTGACCAGGGTCACATGTTTGGTTATGCCTCAGATGAAACTCCTGAGCTCATGCCTCTGACCCATGTGCTTGCAACTAAGATTGGTGCCAAGCTCACTGAAGTGAGAAAGAACAAGACATGTCCATGGGTGAGGCCTGATGGTAAGACCCAAGTGACTGTTGAGTATCGCAATGAGGGTGGAGCCATGGTTCCTATTCGTGTTCACACTGTTCTCATTTCAACCCAACATGATGAGACTGTCACCAATGAACAGATTGCAGCGGACTTGAAAGAGCATGTCATTAAGCCTGTTATTCCAGCAAAGTATCTCGATGACAATACCATTTTCCACCTCAACCCATCTGGTAGGTTTGTTATTGGTGGACCTCATGGAGATGCAGGACTCACTGGCCGAAAGATTATCATTGATACCTATGGTGGCTGGGGTGCTCATGGTGGAGGTGCCTTCTCAGGGAAGGATCCTACTAAGGTGGACCGAAGTGGTGCATACATTGTTAGGCAAGCAGCAAAGAGTGTGGTGGCCTCAGGGCTTGCACGTCGCTGTATCGTGCAAGTATCCTATGCAATTGGTGTGCCAGAACCATTGTCGGTTTTTGTAGACACATACAAGACAGGCAAGATCCCAGACAAGGATATTTTGGAATTAATTAAGGAGAACTTCGACTTCAGGCCAGGAATGATCTCTATCAATCTAGACTTGATGAGAGGAGGCAAGTTTAGGTACCAAAAGACTGCTGCTTATGGTCATTTTGGACGGGATGACCCAGATTTCACTTGGGAGGTTGTTAAGCCTCTTAAGCCAAAGGCCTAA